One genomic window of Cannabis sativa cultivar Pink pepper isolate KNU-18-1 chromosome 2, ASM2916894v1, whole genome shotgun sequence includes the following:
- the LOC133035012 gene encoding uncharacterized protein LOC133035012 has translation MAAALECWSSRASTDEDLVEQVLMRTQDRSEGLVPESSSGTGMKDPSAMQKRIQRLGRNVSEVIASLKNSLNLDSARDQMTSSAKIESCRKVVWCGVVRNLTQLYPGSQLPEKLISNIRKHYDSLPLSYAQAGFDMKEVFLHIKMLEQAALDDHPSILIQEVSEDDIQGCVFRLTFACNSSISWPVMSGALDSASICCKKIQIFERKGSTLGVVLFLVQAGQEKTFKTRIESALKSAVKKPKQTSKKFAFGLCGCQEENTKGRELGEMEEDVGDQNGRNGVENSSQKVQLEMPLPTSSFVVSVDEWQTVQSGGDEVGKWLLNSDNLEFIDQIGPNSFKGVYKGKKVGIEKLKGCEKGNSYNFELRKDLLELMTCGHKNILQFHGVCVDENHGLCVVTKLMEGGSVYDLMLKSKKIQTKEIVRIATDVAEGIKFMNDHGVAYRDLNTQRILLDKQGNACLGDMGIVAVCKSVGEALEYETDGYRWLAPEIIAGDPECVTETWMSNVYSFGMIIWEMVTGEAAYSAFSPVQAAVGIAACGLRPDIPKDCPQMLRSLMSKCWNNCPSKRPQFSEILSILLRPNNNNCK, from the exons ATGGCTGCAGCCTTGGAGTGCTGGTCCAGTCGAGCTAGTACGGACGAGGACTTGGTAGAACAAGTTCTGATGAGAACCCAGGATAGATCAGAGGGTTTGGTGCCGGAGAGTTCTTCTGGTACAGGAATGAAGGATCCATCGGCTATGCAGAAGAGGATTCAGAGGTTGGGCCGGAACGTGTCTGAGGTCATTGCCTCGCTTAAAAACTCGTTGAATCTGGACTCGGCTCGGGATCAGATGACATCGTCGGCCAAGATCGAGAGTTGTCGAAAGGTCGTTTGGTGCGGTGTTGTACGGAACCTCACTCAGCTTTATCCTGGCAGTCAGTTACCGGAGAAGCTCATCTCTAATATTCGCAAGCATTACGATTCGTTGCCACTCAG TTATGCTCAGGCAGGGTTTGATATGAAAGAGGTGTTTCTTCATATAAAAATGCTAGAGCAGGCAGCCTTGGATGACCACCCTTCTATATTGATCCAAGAAGTGTCTGAAGACGATATTCAGGGGTGTGTTTTCAGGCTTACATTTGCTTGTAACTCATCTATTTCGTGGCCAGTAATGTCTGGTGCACTTGACAGTGCGTCTATTTGCTGCAAGAAGATACAGATCTTTGAGAGGAAAGGATCTACTCTTGGTGTTGTTCTCTTTCTGGTTCAAGCTGGGCAGGAGAAAACTTTCAAGACCCGGATTGAAAGCGCCTTGAAATCAGCTGTAAAGAAGCCTAAACAAACCTCAAAGAAGTTCGCTTTCGGGCTTTGTGGGTGCCAAGAAGAGAACACAAAAGGTAGAGAATTGGGAGAGATGGAAGAGGACGTTGGTGACCAAAATGGTAGAAATGGGGTAGAGAATTCGAGTCAAAAAGTGCAGCTTGAGATGCCTTTACCCACCTCATCTTTTGTGGTGTCAGTTGATGAGTGGCAAACGGTTCAATCAGGTGGGGATGAAGTAGGAAAATGGTTATTGAACTCTGATAATCTCGAGTTTATTGACCAGATTGGACCAAACTCATTCAAGGGTGTTTACAAGGGAAAGAAGGTTGGAATCGAGAAGCTCAAAGGTTGTGAAAAGGGTAATTCATACAACTTCGAACTAAGAAAGGATCTTTTGGAGCTCATGACTTGTGGGCACAAGAACATTTTGCAGTTCCATGGCGTTTGTGTTGATGAGAATCATGGATTGTGCGTGGTGACCAAGTTGATGGAAGGTGGATCAGTTTATGACTTGATGCTTAAAAGCAAGAAGATTCAGACCAAGGAAATAGTAAGAATTGCTACTGATGTAGCTGAAGGGATCAAGTTCATGAATGATCATGGAGTTGCCTATAGAGATCTCAACACACAGAGAATCTTATTGGATAAGCAAGGAAATGCTTGTTTAGGTGACATGGGTATAGTAGCTGTTTGCAAGAGTGTTGGTGAAGCATTGGAGTATGAGACTGATGGTTATCGTTGGCTTGCTCCTGAG ATAATTGCTGGTGATCCAGAGTGTGTGACAGAGACTTGGATGAGTAATGTATATAGTTTTGGGATGATTATCTGGGAAATGGTGACCGGCGAGGCAGCCTACTCAGCATTTTCCCCGGTTCAGGCAGCCGTGGGAATAGCTGCTTGTGGTCTTAGACCTGACATTCCGAAGGACTGTCCCCAAATGCTGAGGTCTTTAATGTCAAAGTGCTGGAACAATTGCCCATCAAAACGACCTCAGTTTTCTGAAATTCTGTCAATATTACTTCGACCCAACAATAACAAttgcaaataa